From the Flavimarina sp. Hel_I_48 genome, one window contains:
- a CDS encoding endonuclease/exonuclease/phosphatase family protein, with protein sequence MKSLSFLNKIAFFLNALLACMLLMGYLIRFIPPHFYPPLSVLTLAIPFLIIGNLLFVLYWLFQFKRHFLVSVFVLLIGFFQEATLFEFFGKSLEEEGSFKVMTFNVRMFNFNNALKDVNVPREIEQLIAKEDPDILSFQEYTLVTSFNLDGYPYKYFKLQGNSSSFGLSIFSKYKIVNQGSLDFPDSMNNAIFVDVLKDEDTLRIYNLHMQTLALQPQIGNLRQEDSKQLLGRLGQSFKQQEEQTEMVLAHQATCKYPMVVNGDFNNTAYSYAYHKIRGDKKDTFEEAGSGFGRTFIFDFIPIRIDFILVDPQIEVLDFHNYEQELSDHYPIMTQLKL encoded by the coding sequence ATGAAATCACTTAGTTTTCTTAATAAGATCGCATTTTTCCTCAATGCACTGTTGGCATGTATGTTATTAATGGGTTATTTAATTCGTTTTATTCCTCCGCATTTTTATCCTCCTCTTTCTGTATTAACACTTGCCATACCTTTTCTAATAATAGGAAATTTACTTTTCGTCCTGTATTGGCTATTTCAGTTCAAAAGGCATTTTTTGGTTTCGGTTTTCGTTTTACTTATAGGTTTTTTTCAGGAAGCCACACTTTTTGAGTTTTTTGGGAAATCATTAGAAGAAGAGGGTTCATTCAAAGTCATGACTTTTAATGTGCGTATGTTCAATTTCAACAACGCTTTAAAAGATGTAAATGTTCCCAGGGAAATTGAACAGCTGATCGCTAAAGAAGATCCCGATATTTTAAGTTTTCAGGAATATACACTGGTAACTTCCTTTAACCTTGATGGATATCCTTATAAATATTTTAAGTTACAGGGAAATAGCTCCAGTTTTGGACTTTCTATATTTTCAAAATATAAGATTGTAAATCAGGGTTCACTTGATTTCCCAGACAGTATGAATAATGCAATATTTGTAGACGTCCTGAAGGATGAAGATACATTGAGGATTTACAATCTACATATGCAAACGTTGGCACTTCAACCTCAAATAGGTAATTTGCGGCAAGAAGATTCAAAGCAATTATTGGGAAGGTTAGGACAATCCTTTAAACAGCAGGAGGAACAAACTGAAATGGTACTTGCACATCAAGCAACCTGCAAGTATCCTATGGTTGTGAATGGAGACTTCAACAATACGGCATACTCTTATGCCTATCACAAAATACGAGGTGATAAAAAAGATACTTTTGAAGAAGCAGGTTCAGGATTTGGTCGCACATTTATTTTTGATTTTATCCCTATACGTATAGATTTCATACTTGTCGATCCTCAAATAGAGGTACTTGATTTTCATAACTATGAGCAGGAGCTTTCAGATCATTATCCTATCATGACACAACTGAAGCTTTGA
- a CDS encoding rhomboid family protein, whose amino-acid sequence MNSSNLSYQFKTANVLIKLILVNVLVFLCFLIIPWIFKIDPGSAMRWFSLPSSLGEFILQPWSILTYAFLHAGFWHIFWNMLILYWFGSLVLNIFQEKRFLTIYLLGAIAGGALFILTYNLFPVFEDVKGAAVLVGASAAVRAIMIFIATYSPNTEVRVIFFNVKLWHIAVFVLLSDLIQMPSSANAGGLVAHLGGAIFGYIYGRQLLKGNDIGEGWERLSDSVVSIFKKKEKASNMKTVYRNANSASKSTKGGPKPSKTEQQRKIDTILDKISKSGYDSLSKSEKDFLFKAGKDS is encoded by the coding sequence ATGAATTCAAGTAATTTAAGCTATCAATTCAAAACAGCGAATGTACTGATCAAGCTTATCCTGGTCAATGTTCTTGTATTCCTATGCTTTCTCATCATCCCGTGGATATTCAAAATTGACCCCGGGAGTGCGATGCGCTGGTTTAGTTTACCGTCATCGCTTGGGGAATTTATTTTACAGCCCTGGAGTATTCTTACCTACGCATTTTTGCATGCGGGCTTTTGGCATATTTTCTGGAATATGCTAATTCTATATTGGTTTGGTAGTCTGGTGCTCAATATCTTTCAGGAAAAGCGATTTTTGACTATTTACCTCCTTGGTGCTATAGCGGGGGGTGCACTTTTTATTTTGACCTATAACCTATTTCCGGTATTCGAAGACGTAAAGGGCGCCGCGGTACTTGTGGGAGCTTCTGCTGCAGTGCGTGCCATCATGATCTTTATTGCCACGTATTCGCCCAATACCGAAGTAAGGGTTATCTTTTTTAACGTGAAATTGTGGCATATTGCTGTTTTTGTTTTGCTTTCTGACCTAATACAGATGCCCAGCTCTGCTAACGCGGGTGGACTTGTAGCACATCTGGGTGGGGCGATCTTTGGTTATATTTATGGCAGGCAATTGTTAAAGGGTAATGATATAGGTGAAGGCTGGGAGCGATTATCTGATAGTGTTGTGTCTATTTTTAAAAAGAAAGAGAAAGCGTCCAACATGAAAACAGTATATAGAAATGCGAATTCAGCTTCTAAGAGCACAAAAGGGGGCCCTAAACCTTCAAAAACAGAACAACAGCGTAAAATAGATACTATTTTGGACAAAATAAGTAAAAGTGGATATGACAGTTTAAGCAAGTCAGAAAAAGATTTTTTGTTTAAAGCAGGTAAAGATTCTTAA
- a CDS encoding rhomboid family intramembrane serine protease yields the protein MGRITETVKILLIVNVIFYLGTMFIVPQAFDFFSLWFPENPNFEFWQPFTHMFMHDQNSIFHILFNMYALWAFGSPVEQLLGQKKFIFFYFSAGLGAALIHTLVGYYHYQAGYDALLSAGFSPAEIQDVLEKAFDGIRRTGQYSYPSIEAADKVQGMIAAYSTSAVGASGAIYGVLVAFGMMFPNVELFLIFVPIPIKAKFFIPGLLLLDLFSGVTGFSLFGQNIANFAHLGGALFGFIMIWYWKRNSFNNQRWN from the coding sequence ATGGGAAGAATAACCGAAACCGTAAAAATACTTTTAATCGTAAATGTGATCTTCTATCTGGGGACCATGTTTATTGTTCCGCAAGCTTTCGATTTTTTTTCGCTATGGTTCCCTGAGAACCCCAATTTTGAATTTTGGCAGCCGTTTACGCATATGTTCATGCATGACCAGAACAGTATATTCCATATACTTTTTAATATGTATGCGCTCTGGGCCTTTGGTAGTCCCGTGGAACAATTGCTGGGGCAGAAAAAGTTTATTTTCTTCTACTTTTCGGCAGGATTGGGAGCGGCGCTTATACATACCCTGGTAGGGTATTACCATTATCAAGCAGGTTACGATGCATTATTGAGCGCTGGTTTTAGTCCGGCGGAAATTCAGGATGTTCTTGAAAAAGCCTTTGATGGGATAAGGAGAACAGGACAATATTCATATCCCAGTATAGAAGCGGCAGATAAAGTACAGGGTATGATTGCCGCATATTCCACTTCTGCAGTGGGGGCTTCTGGTGCGATTTACGGAGTTCTGGTCGCTTTTGGAATGATGTTCCCTAATGTTGAATTGTTTCTTATCTTCGTGCCGATTCCCATAAAAGCCAAATTTTTTATACCAGGATTGTTGCTTCTTGATCTATTTTCTGGCGTTACGGGATTTTCGCTTTTCGGTCAAAATATAGCCAACTTTGCCCACCTGGGTGGCGCACTGTTCGGCTTCATTATGATTTGGTACTGGAAGCGAAATAGTTTTAATAACCAACGGTGGAATTAG
- the mutL gene encoding DNA mismatch repair endonuclease MutL, with translation MTDIIKLLPDHVANQIAAGEVVQRPASVVKELLENAVDAGATHIKLLIKNAGKTLVQVIDDGKGMSDTDARLSFERHATSKISTADDLFSLHTKGFRGEALASIAAIAHVELKTRTEDEEVGTRIEIEGSRLKTQEITATLKGTSIAVKNLFFNIPARRNFLKSDAVELRHIIDEFHRVALAHESVSFMMYNNDGELFNLPESNKRQRIVNIFGGKTNEKLVPVLEDTEIVNIHGFIVKPEFAKKTKGEQFFFVNDRFIKHAYLNHAVTSAFDGLLPDRARASYFLYMDVDPKTIDINIHPTKTEVKFEDEHAVYTLMRAAVKHSLGQFNIAPVLDFERDTNFDTPYSYKNKEAESPRVEVDQNFNPFKTENKVSSSNFTGSHFHKNESTGWEQAFEGLDTKRSIRKSGFSHLQVEVDQETETIFEEHESRGNSGKGMDQSRGGATYQLHNKYLVSTIKSGMLVIDQHRAHQRILYEELLKNITVKESVSQQLLFPLRLDFNASEIAIFAQLKESLENTGFVIDLTEEHMVGISGIPSSIQESEVSIVLEQLLDDVQHEVPDAGFSQTDVLAKSMAKSMAVRPGESLNEASRDHLLNTLFACKEPNLSPFNKKTFITITVDELDRKFSAH, from the coding sequence ATGACCGATATCATCAAGCTTTTACCTGACCATGTGGCCAATCAGATAGCGGCAGGGGAAGTTGTACAACGTCCTGCTTCCGTGGTTAAGGAGCTGCTTGAAAACGCGGTAGATGCCGGTGCTACACATATAAAATTACTTATTAAAAATGCCGGTAAAACGCTGGTTCAGGTCATTGATGATGGCAAGGGGATGAGCGATACAGATGCCCGACTCAGTTTTGAACGGCACGCTACTTCAAAAATCAGTACGGCAGATGATCTTTTTAGCTTACATACAAAAGGTTTCCGTGGGGAGGCGCTGGCTTCTATTGCTGCAATTGCACATGTAGAACTCAAAACACGTACAGAAGACGAGGAAGTGGGAACACGCATAGAAATTGAGGGAAGCCGCTTAAAAACGCAGGAAATCACCGCTACGCTGAAAGGAACGAGTATTGCCGTTAAAAATCTATTTTTCAATATTCCCGCAAGGCGGAACTTCTTGAAGTCTGACGCAGTGGAACTTCGGCATATCATCGATGAGTTTCACCGTGTGGCACTCGCGCATGAGTCCGTTTCTTTTATGATGTACAATAACGATGGCGAACTTTTCAACCTTCCGGAAAGTAATAAACGGCAGCGTATCGTTAATATTTTTGGCGGAAAAACCAATGAAAAACTGGTTCCGGTACTTGAAGATACTGAAATTGTAAATATTCATGGCTTTATCGTTAAGCCCGAGTTTGCAAAAAAAACCAAGGGAGAGCAGTTTTTCTTCGTAAATGACCGTTTTATCAAACATGCTTATTTGAACCATGCGGTAACATCAGCATTTGATGGGCTGCTACCAGATCGTGCACGGGCAAGCTATTTTCTTTATATGGATGTAGATCCCAAGACCATAGATATCAACATCCACCCTACAAAGACTGAAGTAAAATTTGAAGATGAGCATGCGGTCTATACGCTCATGCGCGCGGCGGTCAAGCATAGTCTGGGCCAATTTAATATTGCACCTGTGCTTGACTTTGAAAGGGATACCAATTTTGACACTCCTTATTCCTATAAAAACAAAGAAGCCGAAAGTCCGCGAGTGGAGGTAGACCAAAACTTCAATCCATTCAAAACCGAAAATAAAGTCTCTTCATCAAATTTTACGGGTTCTCACTTTCATAAAAATGAATCCACTGGTTGGGAGCAGGCCTTTGAAGGTTTGGATACTAAACGAAGCATTCGGAAATCAGGATTTAGTCATCTACAGGTAGAGGTAGATCAGGAAACAGAAACTATATTTGAAGAGCATGAGAGTAGGGGGAATTCTGGCAAGGGGATGGATCAGTCCCGTGGGGGCGCCACGTATCAATTGCACAATAAATATCTAGTAAGCACGATCAAGAGTGGTATGTTGGTCATAGATCAACACCGTGCACACCAGCGTATTTTGTATGAAGAATTACTTAAAAATATTACAGTAAAAGAGTCTGTGAGCCAACAATTGCTTTTTCCACTTCGCTTGGATTTTAACGCCTCCGAAATTGCTATTTTTGCGCAACTCAAAGAATCGCTTGAGAATACCGGTTTTGTAATTGATCTTACGGAAGAACATATGGTAGGAATTTCTGGTATACCTTCAAGCATTCAGGAAAGTGAGGTGAGTATTGTACTGGAGCAGTTGCTTGACGACGTACAGCACGAAGTTCCAGATGCCGGTTTTAGCCAGACTGATGTACTTGCAAAAAGTATGGCAAAGAGTATGGCAGTGCGTCCAGGAGAAAGCCTGAACGAGGCTTCGCGGGATCATCTTTTAAATACTTTGTTTGCATGTAAGGAGCCTAATTTATCTCCTTTCAATAAAAAAACGTTCATCACGATCACCGTAGATGAACTAGACAGGAAATTTAGCGCTCATTAA
- the ribH gene encoding 6,7-dimethyl-8-ribityllumazine synthase — protein sequence MATTNLSAYDKTTIPNAKDFRFGIVVSEWNPEITNGLFQGAFDAFLDCGALKENIVRWNVPGSFELIYGCKKMTRSFDMLDAVIAVGCVIQGQTKHFDFVCEGVTQGIKDLNIQGDIPVIFCVLTDNTQQQSIDRSGGKHGNKGTEAAIAAIKMAQLRKDSKF from the coding sequence ATGGCGACGACAAATTTGTCTGCGTACGATAAAACAACAATCCCAAATGCGAAAGATTTTCGGTTTGGGATTGTTGTTTCTGAATGGAACCCAGAAATTACAAACGGACTTTTTCAAGGGGCATTTGATGCTTTTTTGGACTGCGGAGCGCTCAAGGAAAACATCGTACGATGGAATGTTCCCGGGAGTTTTGAGCTGATTTATGGCTGCAAGAAAATGACCCGTAGTTTTGATATGCTTGACGCGGTTATTGCAGTGGGCTGTGTGATTCAAGGCCAGACCAAACATTTTGATTTTGTTTGTGAAGGGGTTACCCAGGGAATCAAAGATTTGAATATACAGGGAGATATACCCGTAATTTTTTGTGTACTTACAGACAATACACAACAACAATCCATAGACCGTAGCGGTGGTAAGCATGGCAACAAAGGCACTGAGGCTGCAATCGCGGCGATAAAAATGGCGCAGCTGCGAAAAGATTCTAAATTTTGA
- a CDS encoding tetratricopeptide repeat protein has protein sequence MATYNKRGGKPKTKPESVDLDDFDEDDSTTAEVFSNLDEGANRTEEWVVKNQKAIFIIVGAIALLVLAYLAYGKFIEEPRELEASNEMYQAQNYFNDAINGAAAKDSLYGLALNGGEGKYGFLDIIDNYGGSKAGNLAQYYAGMAYLNTNKYQEAIDYLEDFNSDDDELMLAPLAKGGIGDAFMQLNQPEQALDYYEQAAKIRTNDFTTPRFLMKAALTALELKDNAKAEEFLNRIQEEYPDSPAAVNVPLYMGMAKASN, from the coding sequence ATGGCCACATACAATAAGCGGGGAGGAAAACCAAAAACCAAACCAGAATCTGTAGATTTAGACGATTTTGATGAGGATGACAGCACCACGGCAGAGGTGTTTTCTAATCTTGATGAGGGAGCAAATAGAACAGAAGAATGGGTGGTCAAGAACCAGAAAGCCATCTTTATTATTGTTGGCGCAATCGCGCTGCTCGTATTGGCTTACCTTGCTTACGGTAAATTTATAGAAGAGCCACGGGAATTAGAGGCCTCTAATGAAATGTACCAGGCCCAGAATTATTTCAACGATGCCATTAACGGTGCCGCAGCTAAAGACTCGTTATACGGTCTCGCTTTAAATGGAGGTGAAGGAAAATATGGGTTTCTTGATATTATAGATAATTATGGCGGTTCTAAGGCCGGTAACCTTGCGCAGTATTATGCTGGTATGGCTTATCTGAACACCAATAAATATCAGGAAGCTATCGATTATCTGGAAGATTTTAATAGCGATGATGATGAATTAATGCTTGCGCCATTGGCTAAAGGAGGCATAGGTGATGCATTTATGCAGCTCAACCAACCAGAACAAGCGCTGGATTATTATGAGCAGGCCGCTAAAATCAGAACAAATGATTTTACGACCCCGCGATTTTTAATGAAGGCAGCATTGACTGCCCTGGAGCTTAAGGATAATGCTAAGGCAGAAGAGTTTTTAAACCGAATCCAGGAGGAATATCCTGATTCACCCGCTGCTGTTAACGTGCCATTATACATGGGCATGGCTAAAGCATCTAACTAA
- the recF gene encoding DNA replication/repair protein RecF (All proteins in this family for which functions are known are DNA-binding proteins that assist the filamentation of RecA onto DNA for the initiation of recombination or recombinational repair.), giving the protein MILNSLSLINYKNFDSRSFELDAKINCFVGDNGVGKTNVLDAVYHLSFGKSYFNPVTSQNINHNADFFVIDGHYRKNDREEKVIVSAKRGQKKLIKRNGKAYERLSEHIGFLPLVIISPADRDLIIEGSSTRRKFIDGVISQSDNAYLNDLMSYTKILSQRNALLKYFAANRTYDPDTLGIYNEQMTALGTRIFKKRSAFLEAFKPIFQERYTAISGGRETVQLKYKSQLRDTPLDQLFTEALQKDRMMQYTTVGTHKDDLSLKIEGHHVKKFGSQGQQKSFLIALKLAQFDFIKKQSGTTPLLLLDDIFDKLDEKRVAQIINLVNDANFGQLLLTDTHSERTEAIVKEIHQSYKIFNL; this is encoded by the coding sequence ATGATCCTCAATTCGCTGTCTTTAATAAACTATAAGAATTTTGATTCCCGCTCCTTTGAACTGGATGCAAAAATAAACTGCTTTGTGGGCGACAATGGCGTAGGTAAAACCAATGTACTTGATGCGGTCTACCATCTTTCCTTCGGAAAAAGTTATTTCAATCCCGTTACTTCGCAAAACATCAATCACAATGCAGATTTCTTTGTTATTGACGGTCATTACCGAAAAAACGACCGGGAAGAGAAAGTAATCGTAAGTGCAAAACGCGGACAAAAAAAACTGATAAAACGAAATGGGAAGGCTTACGAGCGTCTTTCTGAACACATCGGTTTTTTACCACTGGTCATCATTTCTCCAGCAGATCGCGACCTGATCATTGAAGGCAGCAGCACCCGCCGCAAATTTATTGATGGCGTGATCTCCCAGAGCGACAACGCCTACCTCAACGATTTGATGTCTTATACTAAGATCCTTTCCCAGCGCAATGCGCTGCTAAAATATTTTGCCGCAAACCGCACGTATGATCCAGATACATTGGGTATTTACAATGAACAAATGACCGCACTGGGAACCCGCATCTTTAAAAAACGAAGTGCGTTTCTAGAAGCATTCAAACCTATTTTTCAGGAACGCTATACCGCCATTAGTGGTGGCCGTGAAACCGTACAGCTCAAGTATAAGAGTCAGTTGCGGGATACTCCGCTTGACCAACTTTTTACGGAAGCCTTGCAAAAGGACCGGATGATGCAATACACAACCGTGGGAACACATAAGGACGATCTCTCGTTGAAAATTGAAGGTCATCATGTCAAAAAATTTGGATCCCAGGGCCAGCAAAAGTCTTTCCTGATCGCTTTAAAACTTGCCCAGTTTGATTTTATTAAAAAGCAGAGCGGTACAACCCCATTGTTGTTATTAGATGATATCTTTGACAAACTGGACGAAAAACGGGTCGCACAGATCATAAACCTGGTAAACGATGCCAATTTTGGCCAGTTATTGCTAACCGATACGCATTCTGAGCGCACCGAAGCCATTGTAAAAGAAATCCATCAATCGTATAAAATCTTCAACCTATGA
- a CDS encoding lipocalin family protein, which yields MKKVQLYGMLFGLVLFTACGGNSPEEQKDFLNGYWEIQRVDSPYGNDKDYSISETIDYIEIEDSTGFRAKVLPRLDGTIITNGNTEDISVSIKDDSLRLEYTTAYDQWTETVLEANEENLKVKNQKGMIYTYSRHKLIDLREDGLLQEE from the coding sequence ATGAAAAAGGTACAGCTTTATGGCATGCTATTCGGTCTCGTACTATTTACCGCCTGCGGCGGAAATAGTCCAGAAGAACAAAAGGATTTTCTGAATGGATATTGGGAGATTCAGCGTGTTGACAGTCCGTACGGAAACGATAAGGATTATTCCATTAGTGAAACCATTGATTATATAGAAATTGAGGACAGTACCGGGTTTAGGGCAAAAGTATTGCCGCGCCTGGATGGTACGATTATAACCAATGGCAATACGGAAGATATATCGGTTTCCATAAAGGATGACAGCCTGCGTTTAGAGTATACAACCGCTTATGATCAATGGACAGAAACCGTGCTTGAAGCCAATGAAGAAAATTTAAAAGTCAAAAATCAAAAGGGTATGATTTATACCTATTCCCGGCACAAACTAATAGACCTGCGCGAAGATGGTTTACTTCAGGAAGAGTAA
- a CDS encoding DUF721 domain-containing protein has protein sequence MSKRDTDPKSLKDVLGAFVTDNKLQKGMDKVDVAQAWANVMGPAIVKYTTQTKLDGDRLFVQLSSSVLRAELAYGNERIIANLNEELGRELIKKLILR, from the coding sequence ATGTCGAAACGAGACACAGACCCAAAATCACTTAAAGATGTACTTGGAGCTTTTGTGACCGATAACAAACTGCAAAAAGGTATGGATAAAGTGGACGTTGCTCAGGCCTGGGCAAATGTTATGGGTCCTGCCATCGTAAAATACACCACGCAGACAAAACTAGATGGCGATCGCTTATTTGTTCAATTAAGTTCGTCTGTATTGCGAGCAGAACTGGCCTATGGCAATGAAAGAATAATTGCAAATCTCAATGAAGAACTGGGACGCGAACTCATAAAAAAATTGATACTAAGGTAA
- the kdsA gene encoding 3-deoxy-8-phosphooctulonate synthase encodes MQLDLIPKIKHADSTNFFLMAGPCAIEGEEMALRIAEKVVKITDKLKIPYIFKGSFKKANRSRADSFTGIGDEKALKILEKVSNTFDVPTVTDIHENSDAAMAAQYVDVLQIPAFLARQTDLLVAAAETGKVVNIKKGQFMSPESMKHAVNKITESGNQQVIITERGSMFGYQDMIVDFRGIPTMRQFAPTVLDVTHSLQQPNQSSGVTGGRPELINIMARAGIAAGADGLFIETHFDPANAKSDGANMLDISLLENLLTKLTKIREVVVDL; translated from the coding sequence ATGCAACTTGATTTGATACCAAAAATAAAACACGCTGACAGTACTAACTTTTTCCTGATGGCTGGGCCCTGTGCCATTGAAGGTGAGGAAATGGCTTTAAGAATTGCCGAAAAAGTAGTGAAAATCACTGATAAATTGAAGATTCCTTATATTTTTAAAGGTAGTTTCAAAAAAGCCAATCGGAGCCGTGCAGATAGTTTTACAGGTATAGGTGATGAAAAAGCGCTGAAAATCCTTGAAAAAGTATCAAACACTTTTGATGTTCCCACCGTTACAGATATTCATGAAAATAGTGATGCTGCAATGGCTGCTCAATACGTTGACGTTTTACAGATCCCTGCTTTCCTCGCACGCCAGACCGATCTTCTTGTTGCTGCCGCAGAGACGGGTAAAGTGGTTAATATAAAAAAGGGCCAGTTTATGAGTCCCGAAAGTATGAAACATGCGGTAAACAAAATTACCGAAAGTGGAAACCAGCAGGTAATTATCACAGAGCGCGGTTCTATGTTTGGCTATCAGGATATGATCGTGGATTTTCGGGGTATTCCCACCATGCGTCAGTTCGCCCCTACCGTACTTGATGTCACCCACTCTTTGCAGCAGCCCAATCAATCTAGCGGAGTAACCGGCGGAAGGCCAGAACTTATCAATATTATGGCCAGGGCTGGCATCGCAGCAGGAGCTGATGGCCTCTTTATAGAAACCCACTTTGATCCCGCAAACGCTAAAAGTGATGGTGCAAATATGCTTGATATTAGCCTATTGGAGAATTTATTGACAAAACTCACTAAAATAAGGGAAGTAGTTGTAGATCTTTAA
- a CDS encoding mechanosensitive ion channel, which yields MENQLQYFANQVTHFLPNLLGALLVLFVGWLIAKGIKMLVVNLLNRTSWDEKVFSRTDVGDTNIFLGNIFYYIIMIIVLLIVLEILGINQVLVPLENMLDKFLSFIPNFVGAALIGFIGYVLAKFVSNLINIGGSFLDKIIDKTSFKDTYKLVNIVKKVVFIVIFIPFLIQAFNALGLDAISEPANNILYNFTEMIGDILIAGAIIVIFVWGGKYLTDFLKDLFKGIGMDRFGAKIQIENMIGTDQSLSALVANIIYFFIVFFGIITAVEILGLYMLTETLNQILEVTGQIIFGILILAIGNYISLMIYTTMSKAENNSFVAKIVRWATLALFLAISLRTMGIANEIVELAFGLILGAIAVAVALSYGLGGREAAGEHFKEIISKIKGDGISTENTSSTKKTKTRTFSKKKAESKRDESNDYNNPRLDL from the coding sequence ATGGAAAATCAATTACAATACTTTGCCAATCAGGTTACCCATTTTTTACCGAACCTTTTAGGCGCGTTACTTGTTCTTTTTGTGGGCTGGCTCATTGCAAAAGGTATAAAAATGCTGGTTGTCAATCTTCTTAATAGAACATCGTGGGACGAGAAGGTTTTCAGTAGAACAGATGTTGGAGACACAAATATCTTTCTGGGAAACATATTCTATTATATTATAATGATCATTGTCCTGCTGATCGTTCTTGAAATTCTGGGCATAAATCAGGTGCTCGTTCCCCTGGAAAATATGCTTGATAAATTCCTTTCCTTCATTCCCAACTTTGTGGGTGCGGCCCTCATAGGATTTATAGGATACGTACTTGCAAAATTTGTTTCAAACCTTATCAATATAGGGGGTAGTTTTTTAGATAAGATCATAGATAAAACCAGCTTTAAAGACACCTATAAACTTGTAAATATTGTCAAAAAAGTGGTATTTATCGTCATTTTTATCCCTTTTTTGATACAGGCATTTAATGCTCTGGGACTTGATGCCATTTCTGAACCGGCGAACAACATCCTTTATAATTTTACTGAAATGATAGGCGATATCCTTATTGCCGGTGCGATTATCGTGATTTTTGTTTGGGGTGGTAAATACCTAACAGACTTCTTGAAGGATTTGTTCAAGGGAATAGGTATGGACCGCTTTGGCGCAAAAATTCAGATCGAAAACATGATAGGTACAGATCAATCCCTTTCCGCTCTTGTTGCCAATATCATTTACTTTTTTATAGTATTTTTTGGGATTATTACCGCCGTAGAAATTTTGGGTCTTTATATGTTAACCGAAACTTTGAACCAGATTCTGGAGGTAACCGGACAGATCATTTTTGGGATACTTATCCTTGCTATAGGTAATTACATTTCGCTAATGATCTACACAACAATGAGCAAAGCGGAAAATAACAGTTTTGTTGCCAAGATTGTCCGCTGGGCAACACTAGCACTATTTCTTGCGATTTCCCTACGCACCATGGGTATTGCCAATGAAATCGTAGAACTGGCCTTTGGTCTTATCCTGGGAGCGATTGCAGTGGCTGTCGCCCTTAGTTATGGATTAGGTGGTCGTGAGGCAGCGGGTGAACACTTTAAAGAGATCATTTCTAAAATCAAAGGTGACGGCATTTCAACAGAAAATACATCAAGTACCAAAAAAACAAAAACCAGGACATTTTCAAAAAAGAAAGCAGAAAGCAAAAGGGATGAATCTAATGATTATAATAATCCCCGGTTGGATTTATAG